In Haematobia irritans isolate KBUSLIRL chromosome 1, ASM5000362v1, whole genome shotgun sequence, a genomic segment contains:
- the LOC142231886 gene encoding hatching enzyme 1.2-like: protein MFKIILSFLTLAGVVGSIVATPVVPQVGDEEEMVVVSSNSLEAPRQPPSKDVIDLSFYGMALFGEPDDQYTARMVANYTPETSAVNPEELGSYLEGDILVPKQGVILKNGLTTQSSRWPNGIVPYEIRGNFNAQDMSIIEHAIAEYHRRTCIRFVRRTSQQDYISIVSGNSGCWSSVGRVGGKQEVNLQSPGCLTKPGTTIHELMHALGFLHEQNREERDSYVNIQYQNIQPSAMSNFDKAARTQAFGVPYDYGSVMHYSANAFSTNGRPTIVAVRSMGSSQMGQRDGFSAMDVQKLNQMYDCGASASVAVPVPSPVVPPVAGGSGNPAAIDNSLINSFISGIMTGLGYGDDPNA, encoded by the exons ATGTTCAAAATAATTCTCAGTTTTCTAACATTAGCAGGAGTGGTAGGTTCCATAGTAGCTACTCCTGTAGTACCTCAAGTTGGAGATGAAGAAGAAATGGTAGTGGTTAGCTCCAATTCCTTGGAGGCTCCTCGTCAGCCACCCTCTAAGGATGTCATCGATTTGAGTTTCTATGGCATGGCTCTTTTTGGCGAACCAGATGATCAATACACAGCCCGAATGGTGGCCAACTATACCCCAGAAACTTCAGCCGTGAATCCTGAAGAATTGGGTTCATATTTAGAGGGAGATATTTTGGTGCCGAAACAGGGTGTCATACTTAAAAATGGCCTCACCACTCAAAGTTCCCGTTGGCCCAATGGTATAGTGCCCTATGAAATTCGTGGAAATTTCAATGCCCAAGATATGTCCATAATTGAGCATGCCATTGCTGAGTATCATCGACGCACCTGTATTCGATTTGTTCGTCGGACGTCACAACAGGATTACATTTCCATTGTTAGTGGTAATTCAGGATGTTGGTCCTCGGTGGGACGTGTGGGTGGTAAACAGGAAGTGAATCTACAATCTCCAGGATGTTTAACCAAACCTGGCACCACAATACATGAGCTAATGCATGCCTTGGGTTTCTTGCATGAACAGAATCGTGAGGAACGTGATTCCTATGTGAATATCCAATATCAGAATATTCAACCAAGTGCCATGTCAAATTTCGATAAGGCTGCAAGGACTCAAGCTTTTGGTGTCCCTTACGACTATGGCAGTGTTATGCATTATTCGGCCAATGCTTTCTCTACAAATGGTCGCCCCACCATAGTGGCAGTG CGTTCCATGGGTAGTTCTCAAATGGGTCAACGTGATGGATTTTCAGCAATGGATGTACAAAAACTAAATCAAATGTATGATTGTGGTGCTTCAGCTTCGGTAGCGGTTCCTGTCCCTAGTCCTGTAGTTCCACCGGTTGCCGGTGGTTCTGGAAATCCAGCTGCCATTGATAATTCACTTATCAATAGTTTCATTAGTGGCATTATGACCGGTTTGGGTTATGGAGATGATCCTAATGCCTGA